GTTCCAGTCCACCGGCATCGGGTGTTTCGGTGCCGGCGATCAACCGGAGCAGCGTGGTTTTACCGGCGCCGTTGAGGCCCAGCACCACGACGCGTGAGCCGCGGTCGATCGCGAGGTCGACGCCGGTGAACACCTCGAGGGAGCCGTAGTTCTTGGTCAGGCCTTTGACGACCAGCGGTGTCTTGCCGCACGGCGCGGGCGTCGGGAACTTGATCCGGGCCACCTTGTCGGCCACCCGCTCGGCGTCCAATTCGGCCATCATCCGCTCGGCGCGGCGCAGCATGTTCTGTGCGGCAACGGCTTTGGTGGCCTTCGCGCCCATCTTGGCGGCCTGGGTACGCAGCGCGCTGGCCTTCTTCTCGGCATTGGCGCGTTCACGGCGCCGGCGCTGCTCGTCGGTGGCCCGGGCGTCGAGATACTTCTGCCAGCCCATGTTGTAGACGTCGGCCTCGCCGCGCACGGCGTCGAGGAACCACACCCGGTTGACCACATCGGCGAGCAGGTCGACGTCGTGGCTGATCACGACAAGCCCGCCGCTGTGGTTCTGCAGGAAACCTCGCAGCCAGCCGATCGAGTCGGCATCGAGGTGGTTGGTGGGCTCGTCGAGCAGCAGGGTGGTGGCCGAACCGGAGCCAGTATCACTGGCGGCGAACAGGATCCGGGACAGCTCGACGCGCCTGCGCTGACCGCCGGACAGGGTGCGCAGCGGCTGGGTGAGCACCCGGTCGGGCAGACCGAGGCTCGCGCAGATGCGGCCCGCTTCGCTCTCGGCGGCGTACCCGCCGAGGGCGGCGAAGCGTTCCTCGAGCTGGCCGTAGCGGCGCACCGCCTTGTCGCGGGCGGCCTCGTCGACCACCTCGGCCATCAACACCTGCTGCTTCTCCAGATCCGACAGCAGCGTGTCCAGGCCGCGCGCCGACAGCACCCGGTCGCGGGCCAGCACGTCGAGGTCGCCTTCGCGAGGATCCTGCGGCAGGTAGCCGACGTCACCGGTGCGCACGACGGTGCCCGCGTAGGGCTCGCCCTCCCCCGCCAGGATGCGCATCGTCGTCGTCTTGCCTGCGCCGTTGCGGCCGACCAGACCGATGCGGTCGCCGGGCTGGATGCGCAGCGCCGGGCCTTCGGCGAGAAGCAGTGTGCGCGCGCCGGCGCGGACCTCCAGGTCCGTTGCGGTAATCACGCGCGCTACTCCTCTGTCTTCATCCCCGGGTCGCTTCGCTCCTGCCCCGAGGTGCTCTTACTTGTCGTCGGTGAAGACCGGGGCGCGGTTCTCGGCGCGCGCAGCAACCGCCTCTTCGAAGTTGGCGGTAAGCAGGCGCACATAAAGCTGCCCGAGGCCCTCGGCCTGCATATGCCCTTCCAGGCTACCGGCGTCTAGTCCACTCCACAGCGTCCGCTTGGTCAACTCGGTTCCGGGCCGGGAGAACGCCGCGATGCGGGCAGCGATCTCGAAGGCGGCCGGCAGCAGCTCCTCGTCGGGCACCTGACGGGACACCAGTCCGATCCGTTCGGCCTCCTGGGCGTCGACGTCACGCCCGGTGAGCATGATCTCGAAGGCCCGCGACGAGCCGATCGCCCGTGGCAGCAGATAGCTCAGTCCCAGTTCACTGGCGGTCAGCCCGTTATTGATGCCGGCCGCGCGGAAGTAGGCGCCGCTGGCCGCCACCCGGATGTCGGCGGCCAGGGCCAGACATAACCCGCCGCCGATCGCCGCGCCGTTCACCGCGGCGATGATCGGCTGGTGCAGCTTGCGCATGGCGAGAATCACATCGTCAAGCACGTCCATCGACCGCAGTCCGAACGACGGGCGGGTCAGCCCGGCGACGTGCGGGACCGAGCCTGCGGACTTGTGGTCGGCGCCCGACGAGAATCCCCGGCCGGCGCCGGTCAGCACGACCGCGCGCACGTCGTTGTCGTGCTTGAGTTCGGTGAGGACTTCCCGCAGCGGCAGCATGACGTCGAACGCCATGGAGTTCATCCGCTCGGGCCGGTTCAGGGTGACCAGAGCGATGTTGGGCTGCGGTTTTTCGACGAGGACGAAACCTGTGTCACGAATCACCCGTGCACGGTAACCCGCCTACTAGGTCAGGCGTCCTCGGACTGGGACGAGACTGCCGAGTCGACGTCGAACTCCTTGACCTGGCGGATGAGGTCCTCCAGCGCGGCGGGCGGAAGCGCACCGGCCTGGTTGAAGATCAGCTTGCCCTTCTTGAACGCCATCAGCGTCGGGATGGAGCGGATCTCGGCGGCGGCCGCCAGTTCCTGCTCGGCCTCGGTGTCGACCTTGCCGTAGACGACGTCCGGGTGCTGTTCCGACGACGCGGTGAAGGTCGGGGCGAAAGCCCGGCACGGTCCGCACCACGACGCCCAGAAGTCAACCAGCACGATGTCGTTGCCGGTGATGGTGTCGTTGAAGTTCTGTGCGGTCAGGTCTTGGGTAGCCACGTCAGTCCTAACGTCTGGTTGTCGCTGTGTGTTCCCTGTAGCTCTCAATACAAACGGGGTGGCTCTCAATACAAACGGGCCAGCGCACTGGCCGCATCGAAACCGCCGAACTCGTCGAGCTTGCCGTCGCGCAGGTGGTTGACCCACGCCGGGTCGGCGAGCAGGGCACGCCCGACCGCGACGATGTCGAACTCGCCTGCCTCGAACTGGTCGAGCAGCCGGTCGATGGGCGACCGCGGGATCGGCCCGCCGCCCGCACCGGGGTTGAACTCGGTCTCCAGGCCCACCGACCCGACGGCGATGACGGGCAGGCCGGTCATCTTCTTGGTCCAGCCGGCCAGGCTCAGTTGCGGGTCCTCGCCGGGGAAGCCCGGCAGGTAGTGCCGTCGCGTCGACGGGTGCAGTATGTCCACGCCGGCCTCGACCAGCGGGGCCAGCAGTTGCTCGAGTTCTGCTGCGCTGCCGGCCACCTGCGCGTCGTAGCGGTTCATCTTCCACTGCGAGAAGCGGTAGATGATCGGGAAGCCGGGACCCACGGCCGCACGCACCGCAGCGACCACCTCGGCCGGGAACCGGGTGCGCGCCGCCAGCGAGCCGCCGTAGCCGTCGGTGCGGTGATTGGTGTGCTCCCAGAGGAATTGGTCGAGCAGGTAGCCGTGGGCGCCGTGGATCTCGACGGCGTCGAAGCCGGCCGCCGCAGCGTTGGCAGCCGCCAGCGCGTACGCCTGCGCGAGCGCAGGCAACTCTTCGGCGTCCAGCGCGCGGCCGGTCGCTCCGCCGCCGATGTCGATGCCCGAGGGGCTGACCGGCGTCTGGTCGGGACGGTCCCCGTCGTGGACACCGCGCGCGACGCCCTGATGCCAGAGCTGGGCGGCGATCGTCGCACCCTCGGCGTGCACGGCGTCGGTGACTGCGCGCCAGCCGGCCAGCACGTCGTCGCCGTCCAGGTTCGGGATGCGGTCCGGCCAGCCGGCGGCGGGATGCGGGATCCGAACGCCCTCAGTGATGATCAGTCCGGTTCCGCCGGCCGCGCGGCGGCCGTAGTAGGCGGCGACGTCGGCTCCCGGGACACCGTCCGGCGATGCGGCGCGGGTCATCGGTGCCATCGCAAACCGGTTGGGCACGGTCAGCGATCCGACGGTCAACGGGGTGAACAGCTCCTGCACGCGGGCATCATCCATGATCGTGTGCAACACCGCCGTCGACCGCGTTGATTCCGCGCCGGAAGAA
This is a stretch of genomic DNA from Mycobacterium sp. ELW1. It encodes these proteins:
- a CDS encoding 12-oxophytodienoate reductase produces the protein MDDARVQELFTPLTVGSLTVPNRFAMAPMTRAASPDGVPGADVAAYYGRRAAGGTGLIITEGVRIPHPAAGWPDRIPNLDGDDVLAGWRAVTDAVHAEGATIAAQLWHQGVARGVHDGDRPDQTPVSPSGIDIGGGATGRALDAEELPALAQAYALAAANAAAAGFDAVEIHGAHGYLLDQFLWEHTNHRTDGYGGSLAARTRFPAEVVAAVRAAVGPGFPIIYRFSQWKMNRYDAQVAGSAAELEQLLAPLVEAGVDILHPSTRRHYLPGFPGEDPQLSLAGWTKKMTGLPVIAVGSVGLETEFNPGAGGGPIPRSPIDRLLDQFEAGEFDIVAVGRALLADPAWVNHLRDGKLDEFGGFDAASALARLY
- a CDS encoding enoyl-CoA hydratase, translated to MIRDTGFVLVEKPQPNIALVTLNRPERMNSMAFDVMLPLREVLTELKHDNDVRAVVLTGAGRGFSSGADHKSAGSVPHVAGLTRPSFGLRSMDVLDDVILAMRKLHQPIIAAVNGAAIGGGLCLALAADIRVAASGAYFRAAGINNGLTASELGLSYLLPRAIGSSRAFEIMLTGRDVDAQEAERIGLVSRQVPDEELLPAAFEIAARIAAFSRPGTELTKRTLWSGLDAGSLEGHMQAEGLGQLYVRLLTANFEEAVAARAENRAPVFTDDK
- a CDS encoding ABC-F family ATP-binding cassette domain-containing protein gives rise to the protein MITATDLEVRAGARTLLLAEGPALRIQPGDRIGLVGRNGAGKTTTMRILAGEGEPYAGTVVRTGDVGYLPQDPREGDLDVLARDRVLSARGLDTLLSDLEKQQVLMAEVVDEAARDKAVRRYGQLEERFAALGGYAAESEAGRICASLGLPDRVLTQPLRTLSGGQRRRVELSRILFAASDTGSGSATTLLLDEPTNHLDADSIGWLRGFLQNHSGGLVVISHDVDLLADVVNRVWFLDAVRGEADVYNMGWQKYLDARATDEQRRRRERANAEKKASALRTQAAKMGAKATKAVAAQNMLRRAERMMAELDAERVADKVARIKFPTPAPCGKTPLVVKGLTKNYGSLEVFTGVDLAIDRGSRVVVLGLNGAGKTTLLRLIAGTETPDAGGLEPGHGLKIGYFAQEHDTLDNNATVWENIRHAAPDTGEQDLRGLLGAFMFTGPQLEQPAGTLSGGEKTRLALAGLVASTANVLLLDEPTNNLDPASREQVLDALRSYQGAVVLVTHDPGAAEALDPQRVVLLPDGTEDFWSDEYRDLIELA
- the trxA gene encoding thioredoxin, translating into MATQDLTAQNFNDTITGNDIVLVDFWASWCGPCRAFAPTFTASSEQHPDVVYGKVDTEAEQELAAAAEIRSIPTLMAFKKGKLIFNQAGALPPAALEDLIRQVKEFDVDSAVSSQSEDA